In Streptomyces paludis, the genomic stretch ACGAGAATGAGAACGACGCCGCCGTGAACGCTCTCCGCTCCGCCGTCATGCGGCTGGGCCGGCGCCTGAAGCACCAACGTGTCGACGAGTCGCTGAGCCCCACCGAGATGTCGGTGCTGGGCACCCTCGCCCGCTGTGGCTCCGCCACCCCGGGGGAGCTGGCCCGCAAGGAGCATGTGCAGCCGCCGTCGATGACCCGCATCGTGGCGCTGCTCGAAGCGAAGGGTCTCGTCAGGCTGGAGCCGCACCCCGACGACCGTCGGCAGAAGGTGGTCAGCCAGACCGAACAGGCCGAGGCGATGCTCGAAGAGAGCCGCCGCAAGCGCAACGTCTGGCTGGCGTCCCTCGCTGAGGGCCTGGACGAGGACGAGTGGGCGAAGCTGCGCGCTGCCGCCCCCGTGCTGGAGAAGCTCGCCCACCTGTAATCCGCGCGCCATGAGGAGGCGAACCCCCATTGAGTACGGGATCCGGAGCAGACTCCGCCCCCGCACCGAAATCCACCCACGACAGCACGACGCACGACAGCACAACGCAGGACAGCGCCACCCAAGACGGCTGCACTCAAGACGGCGCCACCCACGACAGCTCCACCCGCGACGGCTCCACGCCCGACAGCTCCGCGCCCGACGGCTCCACGCAGGAGGGTGACTGTGAAGCCGCCGCCGGCCGCAAGACCGCCGGCGCGGGAAACGGCGGAACCTTCTCGTCGCTGAAGATCCGCAACTACCGCTTGTTCGCGACGGGTGCCGTCGTCTCCAACATCGGTACCTGGATGTCCCGCATCACCCAGGACTGGCTTGTCCTGAGCCTCACCGGCTCCTCGGCGGCCGTAGGTATCACCACGG encodes the following:
- a CDS encoding MarR family winged helix-turn-helix transcriptional regulator encodes the protein MPDLYHGDENENDAAVNALRSAVMRLGRRLKHQRVDESLSPTEMSVLGTLARCGSATPGELARKEHVQPPSMTRIVALLEAKGLVRLEPHPDDRRQKVVSQTEQAEAMLEESRRKRNVWLASLAEGLDEDEWAKLRAAAPVLEKLAHL